DNA from Brucella melitensis bv. 1 str. 16M:
CGACCAGCGCGGGCCGGGATGGTCGATAGGGGTACACCCTGCCTTTCCCGCATTGATGAGGCTTTCCAGTGCCCAACGGTCTCGGCCTTTTACGGCGATGTTGAATGAAGCTCCATCAACATTTGTAACGCTGAACGTAGCCGACGCCCAACGTGCTTTGTCCGTGCTCATGCTGTGCCTCCAATTCCCGCGAGTTCGCAAACAACGCGAGCCGTCGCTATCGGAAGGCGAAAGCGCTTTGCGATGATTGATGCTGTGAAATCCGTTGTAGAAAGGAGCGGAGTGCGGTATTCAGAAGGGGTCCAATCATTCTGAATTACCGATCCGCCGTTCTTGCTGCTGCTCAGCAAGTGCGGCGTTTCTGTTATGTGGTTCATCTACCCCTCCTTTACTGGAGAGGGTGAACCAGCATTGCGCTTGGCTTTGGCGTATTCGACTGCCGCCAAAATTTCCGACTGCGACCAGCGGGATAGGCTTCCCATCTTAATCGGCTTCGGCAGCGTGCCGTCAGCAATGCGTCGATAGAAGGTCGGAAGACTAACCTGAAGGTATTTTGCGCCTTCACGGGCGATCAGGAGAGGATCGGTGACTTGCATGTTTCAGCCTCTATATCCGTTGATACGGGCTGACTCTGAACCACTATTAGCCTTGCGCCTTCGGCCACTAAATGACCGAATTAGTGACCGATAGGGTATTGTGGTTTTTTTCTATTCTATCTTTTTCGTTCATGTGCCTGACAAGCTCAGATGCCATGCTTTCAATCGCATGTTGCTCATGTCTTTTAACAAGTCGTTGCAATGTACGTGGGTCTGCTCCCAATTCACTTGCGATATCATTCCAACTTTTCTTGCCGCGAAACAGGGCTTTCCGAGCCATTTCCATGTTGTGCGGGTATATCGGGCCATTCTGGGGGGCACCTCGACCGCGTTTAAGGCCAAAGGCTTCATCCAAGGTGTTTACATTTCCTGAAATGTAAACATTCAATCGATCAGCAAGAAAATCGGCGTCTGACTGAGACAGGATGACAAACCCATCATCAGTATCAGCTCGCGCCGCGTTCAAATTTGACAAGACTGTTTCCAATTCCTTGTGGTTGCGCGACTTTTTCATGCTCCTGCCTTCATAAGCTGTAAAATCTGAGCACCATTACCGGCCACATGGTTTGCCCAGCGCTCCATCAAAACACGCCGCTGTTCCAAGAAATCAGTACGTCGATAGGCACGCTCGACCGATCCGCCGACCGTATGCCCAAGAACCGTTTCTGCAATATCGTGGGGCGTATCTGTCGTTTCAGCTATCCAGTCCCGCAAGCTGGAGCGGAAGCCATGCGGACGTGCTTCAAGCTTGGCCCTGCGCATGAACATACCCAGCGTCATATCGCTGATAACTCCACTGCGAACATTCGGGAAAAGAAAGCCGTCACGCGCATGGCGGCGGGCAATATCTATAACTTTCATCGCCTCGACTGTAAGCGGGACACGGAAGTCATTCG
Protein-coding regions in this window:
- a CDS encoding winged helix domain-containing protein; translated protein: MSTDKARWASATFSVTNVDGASFNIAVKGRDRWALESLINAGKAGCTPIDHPGPRWSAYVFKLRGFGVDIETIHEKHEGSFSGTHARYVLHSAVTTFDKEGARL
- a CDS encoding helix-turn-helix transcriptional regulator encodes the protein MQVTDPLLIAREGAKYLQVSLPTFYRRIADGTLPKPIKMGSLSRWSQSEILAAVEYAKAKRNAGSPSPVKEG